A region of the Vigna unguiculata cultivar IT97K-499-35 chromosome 9, ASM411807v1, whole genome shotgun sequence genome:
gacatttatatttattattattattattttcatcctCTCTTCTTATCTCCTTTAACTggtgtatttaaatttttacaacatttattttaaagtgatggttgttattttttttaagaaaaatgatttgttattaaaaataaacttatatcATGATTTATCATGAACATTAATTATAACGTAATTTGCCTTTCTAAAAGGGTGTATtcttttatataacaaaaagaaGGTATAGTCCTTCCTACCTGGTcggtccattttttttttaagtaaagtGGTATTTTAATAATGCAAGttagtattaaaatataacatgGTACATGTTAGAAgattttctattgttttttgtcttattatagatattttacGGCCTACTAGATCAAGGATTAGTCTTATCCGTTACAGTATTGACCcgtcaattttttcttttgcaccCGTAAAAGTAAACACAACCTTTCAAAAGTTGTTTGGGTGgtcaaatgaaaataatatatatatatatatatatatatatatatatatatatattcagacAATAAAACTTATATcggtaaattaaaaaaaatccaattgaAACACCTAAACACTTATTGTCTACCCTTTATCTTACAAATTAAACCATTACATTATATagcattaaatattaaatatatttttgtcttttaacttttggttaattttggaattagtttttaaaattttagactaatttagtctttcattttttaaaatatatagatttagtatttttaatcaaattttattaaatttatttgaaatttcaaatatattttataataatataaacaaaaataacattaaagtaaaaatgtgtcaactagtaaaaataactcaaatacaatataaaatatttacgaaacatcaaataactctaacaaaatttgattaaaatgattaaatttacgtatttcaaaaaataaaaaactaaattggtccaatattttaaaatggactaatttcaaaattcatttataaataagcgaaaaaaacatatttaatcacaTTAGATGTAGCCATCGCGAAAACCAATAAATGATAACAATTTTAGAAGATTGAAAACCAAACAAATTCAAACTAACAACCGCTATTGGTTTTTGGAAACTAAAAATCAACCTAAGGACAATtaaaaatttcctttttatttttaaaatctcaaCAACTCAGAGTGAAGGACCCAATTTCGAAAGAAGACCGTAAGACGCGtatgaatttaaattagatCGAATATAAGTTGATTTGTAGTTCACaaacaataatttttcattaattttttattattttgttaaatttgtttttgtaattatttattatttttgtatttcgctgttttaaatattaaaatattatgaacaatattttaataatttaaattttatttattttgtttattaaattatgaaagttgatactttaattttttattatatctttataatcATTCGATGAACCAGTGTTTTAATTGTGAtggaaaataaataagttaagttaatcaatttttttattaatatatataaaaaaataaaacatctttAAGTAAAACAATTCATAATCTATAAACTTGTTGGTTGAGTaggattataaaattttttacaaagagaaaaaaagaaatagtcaGATTAAACTAAGTTTAGCCTGCATAGTGAATTTGCCGCACTTTAATTCTCTACAAAAATGCACTCGTTGTTGCTTtctatttgtaatttttgtaataaataattgtctctcttcctttgtttttttttaaaatttgaaagtaattattttgttattataattttaatatagaaagaaattagatatgataacaaaaattacaataacatggaaaaaaatttatagttttaatttctttacTATAGGTATCCTAGACatcgattaaaaagactaattcatttattagtgatttttatgtataatttcgTCATTTTACAACTCATAaccaattaattattaaataattggcttaaatacctttttatcctcattttcgtagtgtttgttgcggatggtcctcattttgacagaatgtttaaaatgattatcatttttaccgaatgtttaaaatggtcctcattttcgcaatttgtgttttatttggtcattttttatAATGTCGTTTTAATCATTAACAGAACATTGTACATGTGAcacagtttgtattagggtgttttacgtgtactgtacatatggctaattaacgttaatttttcaatttaggggaaattttgcaattagggaaatttcttcatcttcgtctttcttgtaCTGTactgctgagaatgcaccaactgtTAAGAATGCACCAATTGCTGAAACTGCTTAGAATGTACCAACTGCTGAAAttcaaacaactcaaccaccaaggaatgaagtggagagtcaagcagCACCACTACCAACACAAGAAGAACCATCTCAACAGTTTAtgatgaaattacagattaggaggagACCATGATAGCAActacaaacgtcttagttattttttgaaatttctgaTGTAgatttcattattgatgtactgcattttgactttccttaaacttctttcaatttcacttttgtcaaaacattgatgtagtgcattttgatgaggatgaattaatgttatgaatttaacttctttcagacttagatcaatttaatttttttcaagcttagatcaatatcacttacttcaatgctcagattaagatgtcatttttaacatgttgggactaatatcaacataatcaaactaattcatttcttcatttaataatagtacaaaacaaattggactttaaaagattacacacaataacagtacgaataatacaataacaacacaagtgaaccctGTTACTAATTGCAGTCTCTTCTaagcaaccttcaatgacttctccaaatcatccAAATCATTAATATGCCTCATTTGTGttatgatgatgacatccttttcatcaacaccaccatttgaaaaagttgtagcccacattattggaaccattactctgtaaatcaataaaccaaaaattaaaaccaatttattattaacacaaaaataaaaatagattgtacccaaatttttttaccaatattctttggagttcttgtcatcctcaaagCTACCATCTCTCTGCagctacaaatcggggttaatcTATTTCTtgttgaaccaccaacagtgcacgaagtgatacaacacggttgccttcaacgattacaaccagaggtaaaggaaaaagattgggaccgtaacatacctatataatgggattgcaggaagaagaagattgcagcaacaaTTGGGAACGGAGGAACAAGATttccaaaactcaccaactgcccaaacattccttaccaaaaccctaactcacttatttatccccaaataccTAATTATCACACATATACAGTACACATaatacaccctaatacaaattgTGACACGTGTACAATGttctgttaatgatttaaacagcgTTATAGAGAATGactaaataaaacacgaattgcgaaaatgagaaccattttaaacattctgtaaaAGTGAGGACCATTtaaaacattctgtcaaaatgaggaccatccgcaacaaacactacgaaaatgaggactaaaaaggtatttaagcctaaataaTTACGAGTGAatgtttaattcttttaatggattatttatcttataattaaattttacattatttttttatctctcttagACTTGacacttttatttttactttattttgattcaTTATACTTTTCTTTTCACTGTTTTCACCCACTGTATTCTTTAGGTTTTTTCTTGAcgaaaaatataagtaatagatgtttgatttaatttttttgaaaaataaaacttttttagttttatgacaGCACATCGGTGCTTTAAAGTCTTGATGTTTCATAAGAACGTGTATTGAAAAAGTGTTTAATGAATTTCAGTCAAGCATGGCGTGGttctttaaaagttttaaactgATGTTTGCATTTgtataaaacaacaataataataggtataaatacacatttggtacccaaactttttcgaaaAGTTCAATGTGATACCCAAattttaggaatgttcaatttggtaccccaattttttaaagaggttcaatttggtcctctccgttaagttggagttaacaccgtgtccgtacaagacacgtgtcaagccatgaaatttttatttttttttaattttttttcaaaaaattaatttttttttcaaaaaattatttttttttcaaaaaatttaaaaaactgccacgtgtcagtttatcatcgtgccacgtggcagcttacaagcatgacacgtggcagtgtaatagttgttttcaatttagtaccccaatttaaatttttggttcaatttagtacccaaattttttaaaatgatccaatttcgtcctttcctatttgagaccaaattagtaaataagcttaattataatttatttaaacatgttaaaataattgttttgaatttatacatcaaatcactacacctaaatattcaaattattttattttttacaagtgtaaaaaatttcatgtataaaaaattacaaaggttaaaatgaaaaaaataaaataatttaagtatttaggtgaaatgatttgatgtatatatattataaaaagttattgtaacatatatatatatatatatataggttgtaattaagcttatttactaatttggtctcaaatgaaagatgacaaaattgaatgattttaaaaaattggggtactaaattgaaccaaaaatttaaattggggtactaaattgaaaacaactattacactgccacgtgtcatgcttgtaagctgccacgtggcacgatgataaactgacacgtggcagtttttttaaattttttgaaaaaaaaaattaattttttgaaaaaaaaattaattttttgaaaaaaaataaaaaaaaataaaaatttcatggcttgacacgtgtcctgtacggacacggtgttaactccaacttaacggagaggaccaaattggacctctttagaaaattggggtaccaaattgaacattcctaaagtttgggtaccacattgaactttccgaaaaagtttgggtaccaaatgtgtatttataccataataataataaatgtcgGAGTCGTTAACATAGCCCTtgacattttctatatattttagatAACATATAAGATAAAAGGTTAATTGTGGAGTCTATTCAGcaaatagaaatttaaaaaattgtggaagaattaaaaaaattattccagTGATATATAATAATCAGATAACTTATATGAAGAAGAAAgacattacataaaaaataaatacgccaagaaagcttttaaaaaaatctcttctattaattaaaaacaaaaacaattcgGTTTGTTTGAGTAAAACGagtttaattaattgattaaaaggaaaattttcAACGAAGGTAACTATCAAAGGAAAATTAGTGATTCACAGCATCAAGAAAAAGATATCTCACACTAACGTAATTCAAAACCATGCATTTGGATAATCATGAACAGAAAGGAAAATGCTTACTTCATTTTTCTGCAATCTCGTTTGCAGTGAAGAAGATGAAATCAGCAAAATCAGAACCTTTCAATTCCCAAAGTTATCACAAAACACTTAaatgcatcatcatcatcatcttcatcattattATCATACATTCACAACAACAGTGAGTTCATGACAACACAAATAAACAAAGCATCGAATCCAACAACTATGGCTACCGCATATAACCCAACAAGATAACTCAGACGGAAGCATAGAGCTTCGGAACAAAAGAAAACCACTTGAAACCACAGCTACACTTCAGAGGCAAATAGGGACACTTGGGAAGCCAATCCCAACTCCTTCTGGAAACACTGTAGTACAATATCTCCGGCCACATGTAACAGCAGACACAGATCATACCCTCATGCCAGAAGCAATAAACATGTTCATAGTTATGGTAACAAACCGACACAAATTTTCTGCACATAATCTCAGGCAACGCCACCACTTCCACCCAAACCCCTTCACTCGTTAATTCCCAAAGCCTGATACTTCTGGAGATCCCATCGGTTCCAACACCACCAACCAGATATAGTTTCCCCTCTCCGTCGTCATCACTGACCAGCCTCAGGAAAGTGAGTTGTGGGGGCAACTCAGCCACGTGGCTCTCCCACTTGCCACTTTCCAAATCGAAACGCACCACGGAAAACGGTTCCGGGGTGGTGAAGTAGAGGCCGCCGTGGAAGAAAGTACCCTGCTGGAGGCAACTGTCGTTGAGGAAAGCATGAAATCCCTGGAAGCGCCTCCAGCAGTGGTGGCCGGAGTTATAGACAAAGGCGGAGTTTGAAGAAAGGAGCACTAAGTTGTAGGTGAGAGGGGTGGTGAGAAAAGAGAGGTGGGTGAAGTGAAGAGAATGAGTTGGGGATGGGATGGTTCTGGAGGACTTGGCAAAGAGGTTACATACGAgaaaggaagaggaagaggggTTGAGGAGACAGAAAAGGCCACCGGAGGAGGATGCgagagagaaggaagaagagaaagggAGAGAGGGAGAGATGGTGAGCCAAGAGGAAAGGTTGGAATCGTAGAGACGGAAGTAGAGAGGGCACTGAGGGTGTGAGAGTAAGAGAAAGGAAGAGAAgggtgaggaagaagaagaagaagaagatgatgatgatgagtgTTTGGAGACAAAGGAaggagagaagagaagagaggagAAGGCCTTGCAAGTGGGTCTGAGATTCAAGAGAGTCTTGAGAGGGAGTAACAGAAGTATGTGTTCCACAACATCAGGAGGTAGTTTGCTCCAGATTCTGGGGTCCATTGTTGTTCTTGTTGTCGTCGTCGAAGTGAAGGTTGTTATGTTCTTCATTTCATCGGAGTTTC
Encoded here:
- the LOC114164205 gene encoding F-box/kelch-repeat protein At5g43190-like, producing MAAASTRWRHPSSLYYYRRQTQASFGNSDEMKNITTFTSTTTTRTTMDPRIWSKLPPDVVEHILLLLPLKTLLNLRPTCKAFSSLLFSPSFVSKHSSSSSSSSSSSSPFSSFLLLSHPQCPLYFRLYDSNLSSWLTISPSLPFSSSFSLASSSGGLFCLLNPSSSSFLVCNLFAKSSRTIPSPTHSLHFTHLSFLTTPLTYNLVLLSSNSAFVYNSGHHCWRRFQGFHAFLNDSCLQQGTFFHGGLYFTTPEPFSVVRFDLESGKWESHVAELPPQLTFLRLVSDDDGEGKLYLVGGVGTDGISRSIRLWELTSEGVWVEVVALPEIMCRKFVSVCYHNYEHVYCFWHEGMICVCCYMWPEILYYSVSRRSWDWLPKCPYLPLKCSCGFKWFSFVPKLYASV